A single genomic interval of Mucilaginibacter robiniae harbors:
- a CDS encoding LLM class flavin-dependent oxidoreductase, with the protein MSSIPSHHTAYSILDLAAVVEGETPANSFHHSLELAKQAEQLGYNRYWFAEHHNMENVASSATAVLIGYIAGGTTSIRVGSGGIMLPNHAPLIVAEQFGTLASLYPGRIDLGLGRAPGSDQLTAMAIRGENMQAAYQFPQDVQRLQNFFSAENSTAKVRAIPGEGLDIPIWILGSSTDSARLAATMGLPYAFASHFAPAQFLTAINIYRKNFQPSAHLQQPYVLACVNVVAADTDNEAEYLATSLKQFFMGVVTGKRKLLQPPVESMESIWNIYEEEAVMQMLGYSFIGGPEKLKIDLQAFINQTQVDEIMATSHIYNHQARLHSYQLFAEALRVPSLV; encoded by the coding sequence ATGAGTTCAATACCATCTCATCATACAGCATATTCTATACTCGATTTGGCAGCCGTAGTAGAAGGAGAAACACCTGCAAATTCTTTTCATCATAGTTTAGAATTAGCTAAGCAGGCTGAGCAACTGGGTTACAACCGTTATTGGTTTGCCGAACATCACAATATGGAGAATGTTGCCAGTTCAGCTACGGCTGTACTCATTGGCTATATTGCTGGTGGTACTACATCTATACGGGTGGGTTCGGGCGGTATTATGTTACCTAATCATGCTCCGCTAATTGTGGCCGAACAGTTCGGTACCTTAGCATCTTTATACCCCGGACGTATAGATTTAGGTTTGGGCCGTGCACCCGGATCAGATCAATTAACAGCTATGGCTATACGCGGTGAAAACATGCAGGCTGCTTACCAATTCCCGCAAGATGTACAACGTTTACAAAACTTCTTTTCAGCTGAAAATAGTACAGCAAAGGTTAGGGCTATTCCAGGCGAAGGGTTAGATATACCTATTTGGATACTAGGTTCCAGTACCGATAGTGCCCGCTTGGCTGCTACAATGGGGCTGCCTTATGCTTTTGCCAGTCATTTTGCACCAGCACAATTTTTAACAGCTATCAATATATATCGTAAAAACTTTCAACCTTCAGCGCACTTGCAACAGCCTTATGTACTGGCTTGTGTTAACGTGGTGGCAGCTGATACTGATAACGAGGCTGAGTATTTGGCTACCTCTCTAAAGCAATTTTTTATGGGGGTAGTAACTGGTAAACGTAAGCTTTTGCAACCACCGGTTGAAAGTATGGAAAGCATTTGGAATATTTATGAGGAAGAAGCGGTAATGCAAATGCTAGGTTACTCTTTTATCGGCGGACCGGAAAAGCTGAAAATAGATTTGCAGGCTTTCATCAACCAAACACAAGTTGATGAAATTATGGCTACTTCGCACATCTATAACCATCAGGCTCGGTTACATTCTTATCAGCTTTTTGCAGAGGCTTTGCGTGTACCTAGTTTAGTTTAA
- a CDS encoding PAS domain-containing sensor histidine kinase, with protein MENAALLNAIIENAIDGIITINERGIIETINPSACKLFGYKPEEVTGKSISILMPEPDQSRHDEYIQRYQHTGQAHIIGIGREVLGLRKNGSVFPFRLGVSEVQFSGRKIYTGFIHDLSREKQAEEQLKEYAMQLENLVEERTQSLKETVMALQDAKEEVSQSLEKEKELSQLKSRFVSMASHEFRTPLSSIQLSAALIEKYVQQVDQANVIKHTGKIKNSVGNLTGILNEFLSLERLEAGKIEPVFTRFDIVKFAEEITEEMQLIAKQNQHIIYQHTGTLSQATLDQALLKNCIINLMGNAIKYSGENTFIEFNTEITTTNLVVIIRDNGIGIPETDQKHLFEAFFRAHNTGNIPGTGLGLNIVNRYVRLMNGQIDFESKVDLGTAFTLSFPLIS; from the coding sequence ATGGAAAATGCTGCTTTACTCAATGCTATTATTGAAAATGCGATAGACGGCATCATCACTATCAATGAACGAGGCATTATAGAAACCATAAATCCTTCGGCTTGTAAATTATTTGGCTACAAGCCTGAAGAAGTAACAGGTAAAAGCATATCTATACTGATGCCCGAGCCCGATCAAAGCCGGCATGATGAATATATACAACGCTATCAGCATACAGGGCAGGCTCATATTATTGGTATTGGCCGCGAGGTGTTGGGTTTGCGCAAAAATGGCTCTGTGTTCCCTTTTCGTTTAGGAGTAAGCGAGGTTCAGTTCTCAGGACGTAAAATCTACACAGGTTTTATTCACGACCTCAGCCGGGAAAAGCAAGCGGAAGAGCAGTTAAAAGAATACGCTATGCAACTGGAAAACCTGGTGGAAGAGCGTACACAATCGTTAAAAGAAACTGTAATGGCTTTACAGGATGCGAAGGAAGAAGTAAGCCAATCTTTAGAAAAAGAAAAAGAATTAAGTCAGCTAAAAAGCCGGTTTGTATCGATGGCTTCGCATGAATTTCGTACACCATTAAGCTCCATACAATTATCAGCGGCATTAATTGAAAAGTACGTACAGCAAGTTGACCAAGCTAACGTTATTAAACATACCGGAAAAATCAAAAATTCAGTCGGTAACTTAACTGGCATTTTAAACGAATTTCTATCATTGGAACGGCTAGAGGCTGGTAAGATAGAGCCCGTTTTTACCCGTTTTGATATTGTTAAATTTGCCGAAGAAATTACGGAAGAAATGCAACTGATAGCTAAGCAAAACCAGCATATCATTTATCAGCATACCGGTACACTCAGCCAGGCAACTCTCGATCAGGCTCTGCTCAAAAACTGTATCATTAACTTAATGGGCAATGCCATCAAATACTCTGGCGAAAACACATTTATTGAGTTTAATACCGAAATTACCACCACAAATTTGGTGGTAATTATTAGAGATAATGGCATCGGCATCCCGGAAACCGATCAGAAACATTTGTTTGAAGCTTTCTTCCGGGCACATAATACCGGCAATATTCCTGGTACAGGCTTAGGCTTAAATATTGTTAACCGGTACGTAAGGCTCATGAACGGGCAAATTGACTTTGAAAGCAAAGTTGATCTAGGTACTGCATTTACACTCTCATTCCCTTTAATATCATGA
- a CDS encoding response regulator, which produces MKTLILIIEDNTDIRESTAEILELTGYEVLQALNGKIGVELAQQHKPALILCDIMMPELDGYGVLYLLSKNPETASIPFIFLTAKSERTDFRKGMEMGADDYLTKPFDDIELLNAIESRLSKKEKQEAYYSQSLQSIERLASAQNTGTAELKALIAGRKVRQMKKKQVLYYEGDQPQGIYLVLDGSIKTIKLAEDGRELMTGLYKAEDYLGVNAVLLEESFNETAEVVEDATVCLLPKDAMLSLINRYPDVAQQFIKILSNNIREKEEQLLELAYHSVRKRLAQTLVRLSKSSADAAQFKVSREELASMAGIATETVSRTLTDFKDEQLIEKKGSTIQILNLNRLIKMKN; this is translated from the coding sequence ATGAAAACTCTCATTTTAATTATTGAAGATAATACCGATATACGCGAAAGTACAGCAGAGATTTTAGAACTAACAGGTTACGAGGTGCTACAGGCACTAAACGGGAAAATAGGCGTTGAACTAGCGCAACAACACAAACCCGCTCTTATCTTATGCGATATTATGATGCCAGAGCTGGACGGTTATGGTGTTTTGTACTTGTTAAGTAAAAACCCCGAAACAGCGTCAATTCCTTTTATTTTCTTAACAGCTAAAAGTGAACGTACCGATTTTAGAAAAGGCATGGAAATGGGCGCTGATGATTACTTAACCAAGCCGTTCGACGATATAGAGCTTTTGAATGCTATTGAAAGCAGATTAAGTAAAAAAGAGAAGCAAGAAGCTTATTACAGCCAATCGTTGCAAAGCATAGAGCGTTTAGCTAGTGCTCAGAATACCGGTACAGCCGAACTAAAAGCCCTAATAGCGGGTCGTAAAGTAAGGCAGATGAAAAAGAAACAGGTACTGTACTATGAAGGCGATCAGCCGCAAGGCATTTACCTAGTACTGGATGGCAGTATTAAAACTATTAAGCTAGCTGAAGATGGTCGCGAATTAATGACTGGGTTATACAAAGCTGAAGATTACTTGGGCGTAAACGCCGTACTGCTAGAAGAGTCATTTAACGAAACAGCTGAGGTTGTGGAAGATGCAACTGTATGCCTTTTACCCAAAGATGCTATGCTCTCGCTGATTAACCGCTACCCTGATGTTGCCCAGCAATTTATAAAAATACTCTCAAATAATATTCGCGAAAAAGAAGAACAATTGTTGGAGTTAGCTTACCATTCTGTACGCAAACGCTTGGCTCAAACCTTGGTTAGGTTGAGCAAATCATCAGCTGATGCTGCACAATTCAAGGTATCACGCGAAGAACTGGCCTCTATGGCAGGTATTGCTACGGAAACTGTAAGCCGTACACTTACGGATTTTAAAGATGAGCAACTTATTGAAAAGAAAGGCAGTACTATACAGATTTTAAATCTTAACCGGTTGATTAAGATGAAGAACTAA
- a CDS encoding sulfite exporter TauE/SafE family protein, producing the protein MSNNEIAFFVGLFGSVHCVGMCGPLAFAVSVREGRGWLLVWDKLVYNLGRTFTYTLLGIITGLIGRQLWLAGMQQWVSLLSGVLIVLAAGARFFKKSAVTSWGSKILLPFNRLLTYALTKRAGHWIIGMLNGFLPCGFVYLALIGAVNTGSVNGAAQYMFWFGIGTLPLMLIATVGSGLMNMTMRRRINKFIPYVMLCLGIWFLLRGMNLDIPYLSPSKNIMNAGVCR; encoded by the coding sequence ATGAGTAACAATGAGATTGCCTTTTTTGTAGGGCTGTTTGGCAGTGTGCATTGTGTAGGTATGTGTGGCCCTTTAGCTTTTGCCGTTTCTGTGAGAGAGGGTAGAGGATGGTTGCTGGTGTGGGATAAGCTGGTGTATAATCTAGGCCGTACATTTACCTACACTTTACTAGGCATCATTACCGGGCTTATTGGTCGTCAGCTTTGGCTGGCTGGTATGCAGCAGTGGGTAAGTTTATTAAGTGGGGTATTAATTGTATTAGCGGCGGGTGCCAGGTTTTTTAAAAAGTCAGCTGTAACTTCTTGGGGATCTAAAATACTACTACCTTTTAACCGACTGTTAACTTACGCTTTAACTAAGCGTGCCGGGCACTGGATTATAGGAATGCTTAATGGTTTTTTGCCTTGTGGGTTTGTTTACTTAGCTCTTATAGGGGCTGTTAATACAGGTTCAGTGAACGGAGCTGCACAATATATGTTTTGGTTTGGTATAGGCACACTACCACTCATGCTGATTGCTACCGTAGGCAGTGGATTAATGAACATGACCATGCGCCGAAGAATTAACAAGTTTATACCTTACGTAATGCTTTGTTTAGGTATTTGGTTCTTATTACGTGGTATGAACTTGGATATTCCGTATCTAAGCCCGTCTAAAAATATTATGAATGCAGGTGTTTGCAGGTAA
- a CDS encoding FixH family protein: protein MNWGKYLVAGMGSFMLFIISMGVYMFTQPADDYDKQYYEKGLTFDHDYVREKQVAQDKAQPVISFSDNNLIVRFTQPADGSVKFEHASNHRLDKMFSIQSNAGNVVSIPLEQLSTGQWHLRFEWASLHKNYLYEQEVYLP, encoded by the coding sequence ATGAATTGGGGAAAATATTTAGTAGCAGGCATGGGCAGCTTTATGCTGTTTATTATAAGTATGGGTGTTTATATGTTTACTCAGCCTGCTGATGATTACGATAAACAATATTATGAAAAAGGGTTAACCTTTGATCATGATTATGTACGCGAAAAACAGGTAGCGCAAGATAAAGCGCAACCGGTAATTAGCTTCAGTGACAATAATCTGATCGTGAGGTTTACTCAGCCAGCAGATGGATCAGTAAAATTCGAACATGCTTCCAATCACCGGCTTGATAAGATGTTTTCTATTCAAAGCAATGCCGGCAACGTAGTAAGCATCCCGTTAGAACAGCTTTCAACTGGGCAGTGGCATTTGCGTTTTGAGTGGGCAAGTTTGCATAAAAATTACTTGTACGAGCAGGAAGTATATTTACCATGA
- the ccoG gene encoding cytochrome c oxidase accessory protein CcoG — MIVTETNKPDTVEDGKRKWMYPLVRKGKLYQYRSWLSYLYLLLFFATPYLRINGNPVLLLNILERRFVILGKVFWPQDFFLFVLVMLAGIVCVVLFTMAFGRFFCGWICPQTIFMEMFFRKIEAWIEGDARQRKKLDAAPWTTNKIIRKTSKHVIFIVLSFVIANTFLSYIIGSEGLWKIITEPISQHWSGFISICLFTAVFYFIYSQVREIVCTVICPYGRLQGVLTDKHTLSVAYNYQRGEPRGKLNRKSEEQKGDCVDCKLCVDVCPTGIDIRKGPQLECINCTACIDACNEVMLKINKQANLIGFYSEEMIEKKTKPAFTARMATCSLVMVTLLGALTWFVGRQSDIDVTVLRSAGLLYQEQPGGYISNIYNADLINKTNKAQNITLVADDPSIKIKYIQAPGVIGSNQATKATFFLLVPANHITAAKTDINLKIIQGKTVVGTTSTTFVGPVD; from the coding sequence ATGATAGTAACTGAAACGAACAAGCCGGATACCGTTGAAGACGGAAAGCGCAAGTGGATGTATCCGCTTGTTCGTAAAGGTAAGCTGTACCAGTATCGCAGCTGGTTAAGCTACCTATATCTGCTTTTGTTTTTTGCCACACCATACTTGCGCATTAATGGCAACCCTGTTTTGTTGTTAAATATACTGGAACGCCGGTTTGTAATACTGGGTAAAGTATTCTGGCCACAAGATTTTTTCTTGTTTGTTCTGGTGATGCTGGCAGGTATTGTGTGCGTGGTGTTGTTCACCATGGCGTTTGGCCGCTTTTTTTGCGGTTGGATTTGCCCGCAAACCATATTTATGGAAATGTTTTTCCGTAAAATAGAAGCATGGATTGAAGGGGATGCCCGTCAGCGTAAAAAGCTAGATGCCGCACCGTGGACAACCAATAAGATTATTAGAAAAACGAGTAAGCATGTTATCTTTATCGTGCTTTCATTTGTTATTGCTAATACATTCCTATCCTACATTATTGGTAGTGAGGGTTTGTGGAAAATTATCACTGAACCTATTAGCCAACATTGGTCAGGCTTTATCAGTATCTGTTTATTTACTGCTGTATTCTATTTTATTTACAGCCAGGTACGCGAAATTGTATGTACCGTAATATGCCCTTATGGCCGCTTGCAAGGTGTATTAACCGATAAACATACATTAAGTGTAGCTTACAACTATCAACGCGGAGAGCCTCGTGGTAAACTGAACCGCAAAAGTGAAGAGCAGAAAGGTGATTGTGTAGATTGCAAGTTGTGCGTAGATGTATGCCCTACAGGTATCGACATTCGTAAAGGGCCTCAGTTGGAATGTATTAACTGTACAGCCTGTATAGATGCTTGTAACGAAGTAATGCTTAAAATTAATAAGCAGGCAAACTTAATTGGTTTTTATTCGGAAGAAATGATCGAGAAAAAGACCAAACCTGCTTTTACCGCCCGTATGGCCACTTGCAGTTTAGTGATGGTTACATTGTTGGGTGCACTTACTTGGTTTGTGGGCAGACAGAGTGACATTGATGTTACTGTACTCCGTTCTGCAGGTTTGCTTTATCAGGAACAGCCAGGCGGCTATATCAGCAACATTTACAATGCTGATTTGATTAACAAAACCAACAAAGCGCAAAATATTACGCTGGTGGCTGATGACCCATCGATAAAAATAAAATATATTCAGGCACCTGGAGTAATCGGCAGTAATCAGGCTACAAAAGCCACCTTCTTTTTGTTAGTACCTGCAAACCATATTACAGCGGCTAAAACGGATATAAACTTAAAAATTATACAAGGTAAAACGGTAGTGGGAACTACTAGTACCACCTTTGTTGGACCTGTTGATTAA
- a CDS encoding cbb3-type cytochrome c oxidase N-terminal domain-containing protein: MLLAAQPMLAADSLISGEMKAYIGYGAVVCTLLVIVAALLIVLQAFKVLTRLVLKAEGYTEEQIQLELKPAKPAKPTKAEVFNKLLSLKPLSEEKSILIEHDYDGIQELDNPTPAWFMYLFYATIVFAVAYLFTYHVLGIGQLQYDEYKTEMAVAAKEKAVYLAKAANRVDENTVKVSTEPAMLASGQAIFKQNCVPCHGDHGQGVVGPNLTDDYWLHGGKINDVFKTIKYGITTKGMPTWEKQLSPGQIADVANYIKSLHGTNPAGAKEPQGTKEEEGAANATLKTAMLIKK; this comes from the coding sequence ATGCTATTAGCAGCACAGCCCATGTTGGCTGCTGATAGCCTGATATCCGGCGAAATGAAAGCCTATATCGGATACGGAGCTGTTGTATGCACTTTATTAGTAATTGTAGCTGCATTATTAATTGTATTACAAGCATTTAAAGTTTTAACTCGCTTAGTACTTAAAGCTGAAGGCTATACGGAAGAGCAAATTCAGCTAGAGTTGAAGCCGGCTAAACCAGCTAAACCAACCAAAGCAGAAGTATTTAACAAGCTGCTTTCTTTGAAGCCGCTGTCTGAAGAAAAATCTATCCTGATTGAGCATGATTATGATGGTATTCAGGAGCTGGATAATCCAACACCAGCCTGGTTCATGTACTTGTTTTATGCTACTATAGTTTTTGCAGTAGCGTACTTGTTCACTTATCATGTTTTAGGCATAGGGCAGCTGCAATATGATGAGTACAAAACTGAAATGGCTGTAGCCGCTAAGGAAAAAGCTGTTTACCTGGCTAAAGCTGCTAACAGAGTGGATGAGAACACAGTGAAAGTATCTACCGAACCAGCCATGTTAGCATCTGGACAAGCCATCTTTAAACAAAACTGTGTGCCTTGTCATGGCGATCATGGTCAAGGTGTAGTGGGACCTAACTTAACAGATGATTACTGGTTGCATGGCGGAAAAATCAATGATGTTTTTAAAACCATCAAATATGGTATAACCACCAAAGGCATGCCTACCTGGGAAAAGCAATTATCACCTGGCCAGATTGCTGATGTAGCTAATTACATCAAATCATTACATGGTACAAACCCGGCTGGTGCTAAAGAGCCACAAGGTACTAAAGAAGAAGAGGGTGCTGCTAATGCTACATTAAAAACAGCTATGCTGATTAAAAAATAA